A single region of the Pelobates fuscus isolate aPelFus1 chromosome 4, aPelFus1.pri, whole genome shotgun sequence genome encodes:
- the IDI1 gene encoding isopentenyl-diphosphate Delta-isomerase 1 has translation MIGFQLLRVTAGAGLHRWAGGLSAGLRHRTSGNLGTECSQNNIRTMPEINTDSLDSQQVQLLAEMCILIDEDDQKIGADTKKNCHLNVNIDKGLLHRAFSVFLFNTENKLLLQQRSDAKITFPDCFTNTCCSHPLSTPEEMEEQDAIGVRRAAQRRLKAELGIPMEQVTPDELKYLTRIHYKAQSDGIWGEHEIDYILFVQKDVTLNPDPNEIKSHCFVSKEELKQLLEKGKRGDVQITPWFQLIADTFLYKWWDNLQNLKPFEDHDKIHRM, from the exons ATGATTGGATTTCAGCTGCTGCGTGTGACGGCCGGGGCGGGGCTACATCGCTGGGCAGGGGGACTGAGTGCGGGTCTGCGGCACAGAACGAGCGGCAACCTGGGCACTGAATGCAG CCAGAACAACATCCGAACAATGCCTGAGATAAATACAGATTCACTGGACAGTCAGCAAGTCCAGCTGCTGGCAGAGATGTGCATCCTTATTGATGAGGATGACCAGAAGATCGGGGCAGATACCAAAAAAAACTGCCATCTCAATGTTAATATCGATAAAG GTTTGTTGCACAGGGCATTCAGCGTTTTCCTTTTTAACACTGAAAATAAGCTGTTGTTGCAACAGAGATCGGATGCAAAGATCACGTTTCCTG ATTGTTTTACAAACACTTGCTGCAGCCATCCCTTAAGTACTCCGGAAGAAATGGAAGAACAAGATGCTATAGGGGTGAGACGGGCAGCGCAACGGCGTCTGAAAGCAGAGCTTGGAATTCCAATGGAACAG GTTACTCCAGATGAGCTGAAGTACTTGACTAGAATTCACTATAAAGCTCAATCAGATGGAATCTGGGGAGAACATGAAATAGATTATATCCTGTTTGTACAGAAGGATGTGACTCTAAATCCAGACCCCAATGAAATTAAAAGCCACTGTTTTGTGTCTAAAGAAGAACTCAAGCAGCTATTGGAAAAAGGGAAACGAGGTGACGTTCAGATCACCCCATGGTTCCAGCTCATCGCAGATACCTTCCTTTACAAGTGGTGGGATAATTTGCAAAATTTAAAACCTTTTGAGGATCATGACAAAATTCACCGTATGTAA